A window of Betaproteobacteria bacterium contains these coding sequences:
- a CDS encoding DUF599 family protein, with product MIHIAFKFNLLAALVAGGCLILIYHFYMDRRERRQPGFATQGLNSLARMRWVEHIMREAGKDVLAVQTLRNSVMAASIMASTAILLVIGTLNLGADGARFEQMLGALASQRDRAQSDHALILLLLLADFFVAFFMFSMAIRFYNHVGYMINLPADTATFPPYRVAAYLNRAGRFYSLGTRAFYMCVPLVFGLFGPAYVVLASAGLIAALSLIDRSPPVATAPIAQAVSRDERED from the coding sequence ATGATCCACATCGCATTCAAGTTCAACCTTCTCGCCGCGCTGGTCGCCGGCGGCTGCCTGATCCTCATCTATCACTTCTACATGGACCGGCGCGAGCGCCGTCAGCCGGGCTTCGCCACACAGGGTCTGAATTCGCTCGCGCGCATGCGCTGGGTCGAGCACATCATGCGCGAGGCAGGCAAGGACGTGCTGGCCGTGCAGACCCTGCGCAACTCGGTCATGGCCGCGAGCATCATGGCGTCCACCGCGATCCTGCTCGTCATAGGGACGCTCAATCTGGGCGCGGACGGCGCCCGTTTCGAACAAATGCTCGGCGCGCTCGCAAGCCAACGCGACCGCGCGCAAAGCGACCATGCATTGATCCTGCTGCTTCTGCTGGCGGACTTCTTCGTCGCCTTCTTCATGTTCTCGATGGCGATCCGCTTTTACAATCACGTCGGTTACATGATCAATCTGCCGGCCGACACGGCCACCTTTCCGCCGTATCGGGTCGCGGCGTATCTGAATCGCGCGGGGCGGTTCTATTCCCTCGGCACGCGCGCCTTCTACATGTGCGTGCCGCTCGTGTTCGGCTTGTTCGGTCCGGCATACGTCGTGCTGGCGAGCGCCGGGCTGATTGCCGCGTTGAGCTTGATCGATCGATCCCCGCCGGTTGCCACGGCGCCGATCGCGCAGGCCGTCAGCCGAGATGAGCGCGAGGATTGA
- a CDS encoding DnaJ domain-containing protein, producing the protein MKYKDYYQALGVARDASDEDIKKAYRKLARKYHPDVSKEKNAEERFKQVAEAYETLRDKDKRRAYDQLGRYRSGQDFRPPPDWERQFGDIFSRHNDSGDSGGFDLGELFAGLAGGRRGSNRSGRRGRDVEVTAQLSLEDAAKGTEIAIAIPAAGAANRTVHARIPKGATEGQKLRVAGKGLPGTGPNTAAGDLYITVALKPHPLFRVEGHDLLLDLPITPSEAALGAAAEIPTLAGKVKLRIPPNSQSGQRLRLAGRGLPKPASGCGDLLAQLKIVTPPTLSEREKALYEQLAATSAFNPRAHLG; encoded by the coding sequence ATGAAGTACAAGGACTACTACCAGGCGCTCGGAGTCGCACGCGACGCCTCCGACGAGGACATCAAGAAGGCGTATCGCAAGCTCGCGCGCAAGTATCACCCCGACGTATCGAAGGAAAAAAACGCGGAAGAGCGTTTCAAGCAGGTGGCCGAAGCCTACGAGACGCTGCGCGACAAGGACAAGCGCAGGGCTTACGACCAGCTCGGCCGTTACCGCAGCGGGCAGGACTTTCGGCCGCCGCCCGACTGGGAACGCCAGTTCGGCGATATTTTTAGCCGCCACAACGACAGCGGCGACAGCGGCGGCTTCGACTTGGGCGAGCTGTTCGCGGGCTTGGCGGGCGGGCGGCGCGGGTCGAACCGGAGCGGCCGGCGCGGCCGGGATGTGGAAGTCACGGCGCAGCTGAGCCTCGAGGATGCAGCCAAGGGCACCGAGATCGCAATCGCGATTCCGGCAGCGGGCGCGGCGAACCGCACCGTGCACGCACGCATTCCCAAGGGAGCGACCGAGGGCCAGAAGCTGCGCGTCGCCGGAAAGGGCCTACCCGGGACGGGACCCAATACGGCGGCTGGCGACCTGTACATCACCGTGGCGCTGAAGCCGCATCCGCTGTTTCGCGTCGAGGGGCACGACCTGCTGCTCGACCTGCCGATCACGCCGTCGGAGGCGGCGCTCGGAGCCGCGGCGGAAATCCCGACGCTCGCAGGCAAGGTGAAGTTGCGCATCCCGCCCAACTCGCAATCCGGCCAGCGCCTGCGCCTGGCCGGTCGCGGGTTGCCGAAACCCGCGAGCGGCTGCGGCGACTTGCTGGCCCAGTTGAAGATCGTCACGCCGCCGACGTTGAGCGAACGCGAGAAAGCGCTCTACGAGCAGCTTGCGGCAACCTCGGCGTTCAATCCTCGCGCTCATCTCGGCTGA
- a CDS encoding zinc ribbon domain-containing protein: MPIYEYRCSACGYQNDYLQKLAEPLLTDCPECGKSTFSKQVTAAGFQLKGTGWYATDFKNNGTSKPGAKKDGEGSKAGAGDSKAGEGGKTGEGGSTTGEGSKTGEGGSKASEGSKAGEGGSKSSSDSSADSGGSSSGAAAGGAGASPA; encoded by the coding sequence ATGCCCATCTACGAGTATCGCTGCAGCGCTTGCGGCTACCAGAACGACTATCTGCAGAAGCTTGCGGAGCCGCTGCTCACCGACTGCCCCGAGTGCGGCAAAAGCACGTTCAGCAAGCAAGTTACCGCGGCCGGATTCCAGCTGAAGGGAACCGGCTGGTATGCGACCGACTTCAAGAATAACGGCACGTCGAAGCCGGGCGCAAAAAAAGACGGCGAGGGCAGCAAGGCCGGTGCGGGCGATAGCAAGGCTGGTGAGGGCGGCAAGACCGGCGAAGGCGGTAGCACGACCGGCGAAGGCAGCAAGACGGGCGAAGGCGGTAGCAAGGCCAGCGAAGGCAGCAAGGCTGGCGAAGGCGGCAGCAAGTCGAGCTCGGATAGCAGCGCGGACAGCGGAGGTAGCAGCTCGGGGGCGGCGGCCGGTGGCGCCGGCGCCTCTCCCGCCTGA
- a CDS encoding DUF502 domain-containing protein — protein sequence MKRYFITGLLIWIPLGITVLVLNWLISTMDHSLDLLPNQLRPEALWGFHIPGFGAVLTILVVFLTGLLAANFIGQRLVRFWEGVLARIPVVKSIYYGVKQVSDTILADTGQAFRKVLLVQYPRTGSWTIAFQTGRPGGDVVNHLRGEYVSVYVPTTPNPTSGFFLMMPRSDVVELDMSVDEALKYVISMGVVAPAVTDHPKRAVPIAAAEARHAEAGQR from the coding sequence ATGAAGCGTTATTTCATCACTGGGCTGCTCATCTGGATTCCGCTCGGCATCACGGTCCTGGTGCTGAACTGGCTGATCAGCACCATGGATCACTCGCTGGATCTTCTGCCGAATCAATTGCGTCCCGAGGCGCTCTGGGGATTCCACATTCCGGGCTTCGGTGCGGTTCTGACCATCCTGGTGGTGTTCCTGACCGGTCTGCTGGCGGCCAACTTCATCGGCCAGCGACTGGTGCGATTCTGGGAGGGTGTGCTCGCCCGCATCCCCGTGGTGAAATCGATCTACTACGGGGTCAAGCAAGTCTCGGACACCATTCTCGCCGACACGGGACAGGCATTCCGTAAGGTCTTGCTGGTGCAGTATCCGCGCACCGGTTCGTGGACAATCGCATTTCAGACCGGCCGGCCCGGGGGCGACGTCGTGAACCACCTGCGCGGCGAATATGTCAGCGTCTATGTGCCCACCACGCCGAACCCCACATCCGGGTTCTTTCTCATGATGCCGCGCTCGGACGTGGTCGAACTCGACATGAGCGTCGATGAGGCGCTCAAATACGTGATTTCGATGGGCGTCGTTGCCCCCGCCGTAACCGATCACCCGAAGCGGGCGGTGCCGATTGCGGCCGCCGAAGCGCGCCATGCGGAGGCTGGACAGCGCTGA
- the aspS gene encoding aspartate--tRNA ligase, producing MRTDYCGSISRKHLGTDVELYGWVHRRRDHGGVIFIDLRDREGLVQIVCDPDRPQPFSTAETLRNEFVVKVRGRVRERPQGTVNPNLVSGEIEVLAEQVEILNTAATPPFQLDDEHLSETVRLENRVVDLRRPLMQRNLRLRYRVAMAARQFLDRHGFIDIETPMLTRSTPEGARDYLVPSRVHPGMFYALPQSPQLFKQMLMVAGFDRYYQIVKCFRDEDLRADRQPEFTQIDVETSFLDQGEIMAMMEDLVREVFRVAAGVELPQPFPRLSYREAMALYGSDKPDLRVPLQLTELTDAVREVDFKVFRDAAALAGGRVAALRVPQGGSLTRKEIDDLTEYVKIYGAKGLAYIKVNAVDQGAAGLQSPILKFLSKPVIGTILSRTGAGAGDLIFFGADRAKVVNEALGALRTKVGHERGLAQPGWRPLWVVDFPMFEWNDDEKRWDAMHHPFTAPADGHEELLESDPGKAMAKAHDMVLNGWEIGGGSIRIHRQEIQQKVFRALGIDADQAQAKFGFLLDALQYGAPPHGGIAFGLDRIVAMMAGAESIRDIIAFPKTQRATCLLTQAPNRVDEHQLRELHIRARVPDAQVQ from the coding sequence ATGCGTACCGACTATTGCGGCTCGATCAGCCGAAAGCACCTGGGCACCGATGTGGAGCTGTACGGCTGGGTGCATCGGCGCCGCGATCACGGCGGCGTCATATTCATCGATCTGCGCGACCGCGAAGGCCTCGTGCAGATCGTATGCGATCCCGACCGCCCGCAGCCGTTTTCGACGGCCGAGACGCTGCGCAACGAATTCGTGGTCAAGGTTCGCGGCCGCGTGCGCGAACGCCCGCAGGGCACGGTCAATCCCAACCTGGTGAGCGGCGAGATCGAGGTGCTGGCGGAGCAGGTCGAAATCCTCAACACCGCGGCAACGCCGCCGTTCCAGCTCGACGACGAGCACCTGTCGGAGACGGTGCGGCTCGAGAACCGCGTGGTGGACCTGCGCCGTCCGCTGATGCAGCGCAACCTGCGGCTGCGTTATCGCGTCGCGATGGCCGCGCGCCAGTTCCTGGACCGGCATGGCTTCATCGACATCGAGACGCCGATGCTGACGCGCTCGACGCCGGAAGGCGCACGCGACTACCTGGTTCCGTCGCGGGTGCACCCGGGGATGTTCTATGCGCTGCCGCAGTCGCCGCAGCTCTTCAAGCAGATGCTGATGGTGGCGGGGTTCGATCGCTACTACCAGATCGTCAAGTGCTTCCGCGACGAGGACCTGCGCGCCGACCGCCAGCCCGAGTTCACCCAGATCGACGTCGAGACCTCGTTTCTCGACCAGGGCGAGATCATGGCGATGATGGAAGATCTCGTCCGCGAGGTCTTCCGGGTCGCCGCGGGGGTGGAGCTGCCGCAGCCGTTCCCGCGCCTTTCCTATCGCGAGGCGATGGCGCTGTACGGCTCCGACAAGCCGGATCTGCGCGTACCCTTGCAACTGACCGAGCTGACCGACGCGGTGCGCGAGGTGGACTTCAAGGTGTTCCGCGACGCGGCGGCGCTCGCTGGAGGCCGCGTGGCGGCGCTGCGCGTGCCGCAGGGCGGCAGCCTCACGCGCAAGGAGATCGACGATCTCACCGAGTACGTGAAGATCTACGGCGCCAAGGGGCTCGCCTATATCAAGGTGAACGCGGTGGATCAGGGCGCGGCGGGACTGCAGTCGCCGATCCTGAAGTTCCTGTCCAAGCCGGTGATCGGAACGATCCTCAGCCGAACCGGCGCGGGCGCGGGCGATCTCATTTTTTTCGGCGCCGACCGGGCCAAGGTGGTCAACGAGGCGCTGGGCGCGCTGCGGACGAAGGTCGGGCACGAGCGCGGCCTGGCGCAGCCCGGGTGGCGCCCGCTGTGGGTGGTCGATTTCCCCATGTTCGAATGGAACGACGACGAGAAGCGCTGGGACGCCATGCACCATCCGTTTACCGCGCCCGCGGATGGCCACGAAGAGCTGCTGGAGAGCGATCCGGGCAAGGCGATGGCGAAGGCGCACGACATGGTGTTGAACGGCTGGGAGATCGGCGGCGGTTCGATCCGGATCCATCGCCAGGAGATCCAGCAGAAAGTATTTCGCGCGCTCGGCATCGATGCCGACCAGGCGCAGGCGAAGTTCGGCTTTCTGCTGGACGCCTTGCAGTACGGCGCGCCGCCGCACGGCGGCATCGCCTTCGGCCTGGATCGGATCGTCGCCATGATGGCCGGCGCCGAGTCGATTCGCGACATCATTGCGTTCCCGAAGACGCAGCGGGCGACATGCCTGCTGACACAGGCGCCGAATCGGGTGGACGAACACCAGCTGCGCGAGCTGCATATCCGCGCACGCGTCCCGGATGCCCAGGTGCAATGA
- a CDS encoding ribonuclease N has translation MNGAWARFAWLLFVLAFGLASFGCARGEPGLAEVRLAQLPPEAQRTLALIQRGGPFPYRRDGAVFGNRERRLPAREQGYYREYTVPTPGAKDRGARRIVAGRGSDYYYTDDHYDSFRRIRD, from the coding sequence ATGAATGGCGCATGGGCTCGCTTCGCGTGGCTGCTGTTCGTGCTGGCCTTCGGGCTGGCCAGCTTCGGCTGCGCGCGCGGCGAGCCGGGGCTGGCCGAGGTTCGGCTGGCGCAGTTGCCGCCCGAAGCGCAGCGCACGCTTGCATTGATCCAACGCGGCGGACCGTTTCCGTACCGCAGGGACGGCGCGGTGTTCGGCAATCGCGAACGCCGCTTGCCGGCAAGAGAGCAGGGTTACTATCGTGAATACACCGTACCAACGCCGGGGGCGAAAGATCGCGGCGCGCGGCGCATCGTCGCCGGCCGCGGCTCGGACTACTACTACACGGATGATCATTACGACAGCTTCCGTCGAATCCGGGATTAG
- the nudB gene encoding dihydroneopterin triphosphate diphosphatase: protein MAYKLPFSVLVVIHTAELEVLLIERADRPGFWQSVTGSLHDGESCRETAVREVGEETGIDAACYPLQDWRVQNRFEIFRRWGSRFAPGTTHNVERVFGLTLLERVPVVLAPREHLRYQWLPWDEAARVVFSWTNADALRLLPIIAREARAVIAGRGS from the coding sequence GTGGCCTACAAGCTCCCGTTCTCGGTGCTGGTGGTGATCCACACCGCAGAGCTCGAAGTGTTGCTGATCGAGCGCGCCGACCGTCCTGGATTCTGGCAATCGGTCACCGGCAGTCTGCATGACGGCGAGAGCTGCCGCGAGACCGCGGTGCGCGAAGTGGGAGAGGAGACCGGCATCGATGCCGCGTGCTACCCGTTGCAGGATTGGCGGGTGCAGAACCGGTTCGAGATCTTCCGTCGCTGGGGAAGCCGCTTCGCGCCTGGAACGACGCACAATGTCGAACGGGTGTTCGGCTTGACCTTGCTAGAGCGCGTGCCTGTGGTGCTCGCTCCGCGTGAGCACTTGCGTTACCAATGGCTGCCGTGGGATGAGGCCGCCCGTGTGGTGTTCTCGTGGACCAACGCCGACGCGCTGCGCCTGCTGCCCATCATCGCCCGGGAAGCGCGCGCCGTGATTGCGGGGCGCGGCTCATGA
- a CDS encoding EEP domain-containing protein — protein MIDTLHVATYNIHKGFSNFNRRMVVHELRERLRQLGTDLVFLQEVLGDHQLHSQRFPNWPEEPQYEFLADSVWQDFAYGRNSVYDLGHHGNAVLSRYPILRWDNVDVSAHALESRGLLHCEIDIPTWRSPLHCVCVHLGLTARGRRHQLMALRRRIEQMVPPDAPLIVAGDFNDWRLHARALLARPLHLAEVFEITRGGPARSFPSVLPLLHLDRIYVRGFRVRRASVHHGYPWSRISDHAVLSTTIVRV, from the coding sequence ATGATCGACACGCTGCACGTCGCCACCTACAACATCCACAAGGGTTTTTCCAACTTCAACCGGCGCATGGTGGTGCATGAGCTGCGCGAACGGCTGCGCCAGCTCGGCACCGACCTGGTATTCCTGCAGGAGGTGCTCGGCGATCATCAGCTGCACTCGCAGCGCTTCCCCAACTGGCCGGAAGAGCCGCAGTACGAATTCCTCGCCGACTCCGTGTGGCAGGATTTTGCCTATGGCCGCAACTCCGTGTACGACCTCGGTCATCACGGCAACGCGGTGCTGTCGCGCTACCCGATCCTGCGCTGGGACAACGTGGATGTTTCGGCCCATGCACTCGAGTCGCGCGGGCTGCTTCATTGCGAGATCGACATTCCGACCTGGCGCTCGCCGCTGCATTGCGTATGCGTGCATCTGGGCCTGACCGCGCGCGGACGCCGTCATCAGCTGATGGCGCTGCGGCGTCGCATCGAGCAGATGGTGCCGCCGGATGCGCCGTTGATCGTCGCCGGCGATTTCAATGACTGGCGCCTGCATGCGCGCGCGCTCCTCGCCCGACCGCTGCACCTGGCGGAAGTGTTCGAGATCACGCGCGGCGGTCCGGCGCGCAGCTTCCCCTCGGTGCTGCCGCTGCTGCACCTCGATCGCATCTATGTGCGTGGCTTCCGGGTGCGACGCGCGAGCGTGCACCACGGCTATCCGTGGTCGCGCATATCGGACCATGCGGTTTTGTCGACCACCATCGTGCGGGTATGA
- the clsB gene encoding cardiolipin synthase ClsB, which translates to MTTLRAGNDVRLLVGGGEYFPALEAALDAAREEIYLETYIFENDATGSRIAAALARAARRGVATQVLIDGFGCRRMAAPLAQLMKDAGVQLLVYRPDIANFNLRRSRLRRLHRKLVVLDAHVGFVGGINIIDDMHTPGHVPPRVDFAVQVRGPIVDDAHAAVTRLWAIISWTEFRRRWREWALRCAPNAPAGNQRAAVVIRDNIGHRRDIEDAYLEAIAGARSEIIIAMAYFLPGIRFRRTLSDAAARGVRVVLLLQGRVEYFFLRHASRALYGSLLDAGIEIQEYHKSFLHAKVAVIDGHWATVGSSNIDPFSLLLAREANVVVDDRAFAGQLRASLLGLIEEGARPVIRERWSKQPLLARSLAWVSYGIFRVSTGLLGYGKEHESA; encoded by the coding sequence ATGACGACGCTGCGCGCCGGCAACGACGTGCGCCTTCTGGTCGGCGGCGGCGAGTATTTTCCTGCGCTCGAGGCGGCGCTCGACGCCGCGCGCGAGGAGATCTATCTCGAGACCTACATCTTCGAGAACGACGCGACCGGGAGCCGCATCGCAGCCGCGCTCGCGCGCGCGGCCCGGCGCGGCGTGGCGACGCAGGTGCTGATCGACGGTTTCGGTTGCCGGCGCATGGCGGCGCCATTGGCGCAGCTCATGAAGGATGCCGGCGTGCAGCTCCTGGTGTACCGGCCGGACATCGCGAACTTCAACCTGCGCCGCTCGCGACTGCGCCGGCTGCATCGCAAGCTGGTGGTGCTCGATGCCCACGTCGGATTCGTCGGCGGCATCAACATCATCGACGACATGCATACGCCGGGCCACGTACCGCCGCGGGTGGATTTTGCCGTGCAGGTGCGCGGGCCGATCGTCGACGATGCGCATGCGGCGGTCACGCGGCTCTGGGCGATCATCTCGTGGACCGAATTTCGCCGCCGCTGGCGCGAGTGGGCGCTGCGCTGCGCGCCCAATGCCCCGGCCGGCAATCAACGCGCGGCGGTGGTGATACGGGACAACATCGGCCACCGGCGCGACATCGAGGACGCCTACCTGGAGGCGATTGCAGGCGCACGCAGCGAGATCATCATCGCGATGGCGTATTTTCTGCCCGGGATTCGCTTCCGCCGGACGCTCTCGGACGCGGCCGCGCGCGGGGTGCGAGTGGTGCTGCTGCTACAGGGGCGGGTGGAGTACTTCTTCCTGCGCCATGCCTCGCGCGCGCTCTACGGCAGCCTGCTCGATGCCGGCATCGAAATCCAGGAATATCACAAGAGCTTCCTGCACGCGAAAGTCGCCGTCATCGACGGCCATTGGGCTACGGTCGGCTCGTCCAACATCGATCCCTTCAGTCTGCTGCTTGCGCGCGAAGCGAACGTGGTGGTCGACGATCGCGCATTCGCCGGGCAATTGCGCGCGAGCCTGCTGGGGCTGATCGAGGAGGGCGCCCGGCCGGTCATCCGCGAGCGCTGGTCGAAGCAGCCGCTGCTCGCGCGTTCGCTGGCATGGGTGTCCTACGGTATTTTTCGTGTCAGCACGGGCCTCTTGGGATATGGCAAGGAACATGAGTCGGCGTAA
- a CDS encoding ATP-binding cassette domain-containing protein, with protein sequence MDRHGTRGPQPRPAPIPRSDWHTLATLLPYLWEYRARVVLALLFLFAAKAANVGVPLVLKQIVDGLSVQNAILVLPAGLLIGYGLLRLSTTVFTELREFVFAKVTQRAVRRIALEVFGHLHALSLRFHLERQTGGLTRDIERGTRGISQLLGFALFSILPTLVEIALVTGILLVNYDPWFAIVTLVTVGIYIVTTVSITEWRLHFRRNMNELDSKANTRAIDSLLNYETVKYFGNEQFEQSRYDEAMQRWERAAILSQTSLSALNAAQSAVIALGVTLIMWQATAGVIAGSMTLGDLVLVNAFLIQLYVPLNFLGMVYREIKQSLTDMERMFGMLRQHREIEDKPGAPALALAQGAVEFDRVEFAYDSRRRILHDVSFRIPPGHTVAVVGASGSGKSTLARLMFRFYDADGGAIRIDGQDIRDVTQASLRAAIGIVPQDTVLFNDTVLYNIAYGRPDASREEVIEAARAAHIHDFILSLPDRYDSAVGERGLKLSGGEKQRVAIARALLKGPRILIFDEATSALDSRSEKAIQAELERIAQGHTALVIAHRLSTVVDADEILVLDHGRIVERGRHRDLLQREGVYAGMWALQQQEEQEQEEQQREEQQRELGEAGAAPTTTG encoded by the coding sequence ATGGACCGCCATGGCACCCGCGGGCCGCAGCCGCGCCCTGCGCCCATCCCCCGCAGCGACTGGCACACGCTTGCTACGCTGCTGCCCTACCTGTGGGAATACCGCGCTCGCGTGGTGCTGGCGTTGCTGTTCCTGTTCGCCGCCAAGGCGGCCAACGTCGGCGTGCCGCTCGTGCTCAAGCAGATCGTCGACGGGCTGAGCGTGCAGAACGCTATCCTCGTGTTGCCGGCTGGGTTGCTGATCGGCTACGGCCTGCTGCGGCTTTCGACTACGGTCTTCACCGAGTTGCGCGAGTTCGTCTTCGCCAAGGTGACCCAACGGGCGGTGCGCCGCATCGCGCTCGAAGTGTTCGGCCACCTGCACGCGCTTTCGCTTCGCTTCCACCTGGAACGCCAAACCGGCGGGCTCACGCGCGATATCGAGCGCGGGACGCGCGGCATCTCGCAGCTGCTCGGCTTCGCCCTCTTCAGCATCCTGCCCACGCTGGTCGAGATCGCGCTGGTGACCGGAATCCTGCTCGTCAACTACGACCCCTGGTTCGCCATCGTCACCCTGGTCACGGTAGGCATCTATATCGTCACCACGGTGTCGATCACCGAATGGCGGCTGCACTTTCGCCGCAACATGAACGAGCTCGACTCGAAGGCGAATACGCGTGCGATCGACAGCCTGCTCAACTACGAAACCGTCAAGTACTTCGGCAACGAGCAATTCGAGCAGAGCCGCTACGACGAGGCGATGCAGCGCTGGGAGCGAGCGGCGATCCTGTCGCAGACCTCGCTTTCGGCGCTGAACGCCGCCCAGAGCGCGGTGATCGCGCTCGGCGTGACGCTCATCATGTGGCAGGCCACCGCCGGCGTGATCGCCGGCAGCATGACGCTCGGGGACCTGGTGCTGGTGAACGCGTTTCTGATCCAGCTCTATGTGCCGCTCAATTTCCTCGGCATGGTGTATCGCGAGATCAAGCAGTCGCTCACCGACATGGAGCGGATGTTCGGCATGCTGCGCCAGCACCGCGAGATCGAGGACAAGCCAGGGGCTCCCGCGCTTGCCCTCGCCCAAGGCGCGGTCGAATTCGATCGCGTCGAGTTCGCCTACGACAGCCGCCGCCGGATACTGCACGACGTGAGCTTCCGCATTCCGCCGGGGCACACGGTAGCGGTGGTGGGCGCGAGCGGGTCGGGCAAGTCGACGCTGGCGCGGCTCATGTTCCGCTTCTACGACGCCGACGGCGGCGCCATCCGCATCGACGGACAGGACATTCGCGACGTCACCCAGGCGAGCCTGCGCGCCGCCATCGGCATCGTGCCGCAGGACACCGTACTGTTCAACGATACGGTGCTCTACAACATCGCCTACGGGCGCCCGGACGCGAGTCGCGAGGAAGTGATCGAGGCGGCGCGCGCGGCGCACATTCACGACTTCATCCTGTCGCTGCCGGACAGGTACGACAGCGCGGTGGGCGAACGCGGCTTGAAGCTCTCCGGCGGCGAGAAGCAGCGCGTCGCCATCGCCCGCGCGTTGCTCAAGGGACCGCGCATACTCATCTTCGACGAAGCCACCTCGGCGCTGGATTCGCGTTCCGAGAAGGCGATCCAGGCCGAGCTGGAGCGCATCGCGCAGGGCCACACGGCGCTGGTCATCGCACATCGGCTTTCCACCGTGGTGGACGCGGACGAGATCCTGGTGCTCGATCACGGCCGCATCGTCGAGCGCGGCAGGCACCGCGACCTGCTACAGCGCGAAGGCGTCTACGCCGGCATGTGGGCGCTGCAGCAGCAGGAAGAGCAAGAGCAGGAAGAACAACAGCGGGAAGAACAGCAGCGGGAACTGGGCGAAGCAGGCGCGGCACCGACCACGACCGGCTGA
- a CDS encoding HAMP domain-containing protein produces the protein MLPLSLALICSALVVYKLASDFVTEAYDRALYDSALDLSRRLRLRDGRLTVDLPPAAADMLEIDDIDRVYYAVRNDDGNLVGGAADLPRPQPSENRRPDYYYARYLGQGMRLVALRVPYDPDNETMFAQVIVGETLIRRRLLAEEILVAVALSQLVLIAMICISVYLGVGHGLLPLGRLRAQIEARSHRDLTPLDEPRTPREVRPLVHAINELLQRLQRAIVSQQRFIADAAHQLRTPLAGLRTHAELALREQDLAGVRERVRALMHATDRSARLAHQLLALALAEPEASATAPMSAVDLVAIARDVTAEWVPQALAHQLDLGLAAAAGSLRIRGNAVLLRELVVNLVDNAICYTQPGGQITVDVQHDAATVTLSVEDDGPGIPPGDRERVFERFQRLAENRTEGCGLGLAIVREIAQAHAAEVRIGDGASGKGTRVSIRFARIDAGNSGALTRQTAAASGPG, from the coding sequence GTGCTGCCGCTGTCGCTCGCCCTCATCTGCTCGGCGCTGGTGGTGTACAAGCTCGCCTCGGACTTCGTGACCGAAGCGTACGACCGGGCACTGTACGATTCGGCGCTCGATCTGTCGCGGCGACTGCGGCTGCGCGACGGACGCCTCACGGTCGACCTGCCTCCCGCCGCGGCCGACATGCTCGAAATCGACGATATCGACCGCGTCTACTACGCCGTGCGCAACGACGACGGCAACCTGGTCGGCGGTGCAGCCGACCTGCCGCGACCGCAACCTTCCGAGAATCGGCGCCCGGATTACTACTACGCGCGCTACCTGGGACAGGGCATGCGCCTGGTGGCGCTGCGCGTGCCGTACGATCCCGACAACGAAACGATGTTCGCGCAGGTCATCGTGGGCGAGACGCTGATCCGGCGCCGGCTGCTCGCCGAGGAGATCCTGGTCGCGGTCGCGCTTTCCCAGCTCGTTCTGATCGCGATGATCTGTATTTCCGTCTACCTCGGCGTCGGTCACGGCCTGCTGCCGCTCGGGCGCCTGCGGGCACAGATCGAGGCGCGTTCGCACCGCGATCTCACGCCGCTGGACGAGCCGCGCACGCCGAGGGAAGTCCGGCCGCTGGTGCATGCGATCAACGAGCTGTTGCAGCGGCTGCAACGCGCGATCGTGTCGCAGCAGCGCTTCATCGCCGATGCGGCCCACCAGTTGCGAACACCGCTTGCGGGTTTGCGCACGCACGCCGAGCTGGCCCTCAGGGAACAGGACCTCGCCGGCGTGCGCGAACGGGTGCGGGCGCTCATGCACGCCACCGATCGCAGCGCGCGTCTCGCCCACCAGCTGCTGGCGCTCGCGCTGGCCGAGCCGGAAGCAAGCGCCACGGCGCCGATGAGCGCGGTCGACCTGGTTGCGATCGCGCGCGACGTGACCGCCGAATGGGTGCCGCAGGCGCTCGCGCACCAGCTGGATCTCGGTCTCGCGGCCGCTGCCGGGAGCCTCCGCATCCGCGGCAATGCGGTGCTGTTGCGCGAGCTCGTGGTGAACCTCGTCGACAACGCGATTTGCTATACGCAGCCCGGCGGACAGATCACGGTCGACGTGCAGCATGACGCCGCCACGGTCACGCTCAGCGTCGAGGACGACGGCCCCGGAATTCCTCCCGGCGACCGCGAGCGGGTGTTCGAGCGTTTCCAGCGTCTGGCGGAGAATCGCACCGAAGGCTGCGGGCTCGGGCTCGCGATCGTACGCGAGATCGCGCAAGCGCACGCCGCCGAAGTGCGCATCGGCGACGGCGCTAGCGGCAAGGGAACGCGCGTCAGCATCCGTTTTGCGCGCATCGATGCAGGCAACAGTGGCGCGCTCACGCGGCAAACGGCGGCAGCGTCGGGCCCGGGTTGA